The Wenzhouxiangella sp. XN201 genome contains the following window.
GCATTTTCCCGCGCATTGCTGCATGGCCATGAGTTCGGCCGGAAACTCCGGCTGGCCACCCGCATCGGCCGCTTCTCGGGCCTCCTCGGCATAGGTCAACATGCGCTGGTAGGCCTCGCAGGAACAGTCGCATTCGGTGCCCTGCCCGTGAGCGGGGCTGCCGAGAAGAAACAGTCCCAGCGTCAGCGGAAAAAGTAGCCCGACAGAATTCAATCGAGACATGACAGTCTCCTCGTATGGGTGTGCCCCTTCTCAATACGAGAAAGCGATCACAAAACGGCCAGCCCGGGAACAGGGTATTCCTGTGCAATTACCGCTTGCCGTTGTTCAAGCCCCGACTTCGATGAGGAACGTCAGCACGAGCAAGGCGATGACCGTGGCGCTGATACCCAGGCGCATCCCCTTGTACCAGGCGGCCTGGCTTTCGCGTGCCCAGAGTGATTCGGCCAGGGCGTGCAGGCCGAACAGCACAGCCAGCAGCAACGCGGCCGAGACCAACGGCAGCAACAGGGCCGGCAGCGCGGCCAACACCAGGATGATGCTGGCCACCAGCGGCGCTTCCGGCTCGGACGGCCGCTCGAGCGCGGCCGCCCAGAGCGTGCCGCCCATGAAGGCCAGGATCAGCACACCGTAGCCGACCAGCAGGTGGAGCAGCCATTCCGGCGCGCCGGTCCAGGCAACCAGCGCCATGGCGGCAAAGGGCACCACGCCG
Protein-coding sequences here:
- a CDS encoding DUF3429 domain-containing protein, encoding MPTESSHHSSRTRQQTALILGWSGVVPFAAMALVAWTGAPEWLLHLLVGYGVLILAFMGGTLWAAALERPSEPEAPLVASIILVLAALPALLLPLVSAALLLAVLFGLHALAESLWARESQAAWYKGMRLGISATVIALLVLTFLIEVGA